One region of Calditerricola satsumensis genomic DNA includes:
- a CDS encoding CDP-alcohol phosphatidyltransferase family protein, translated as MNVPNLLTLCRFALVPLYLVVFFSGHPYATQWAFVVLLTAGLTDIIDGYLARKYKQVTDIGIMLDPLADKLMMIAVILSFVLTGRISWLAAVVFFVRDIGMIVGSALFHLNGKRPLPANALGKATTVLFYITFLLIMFDYPYAENVLWAVIAFSFVTSFNYLIKYKRINAT; from the coding sequence ATGAACGTCCCCAACCTGCTGACCCTGTGCCGTTTTGCCCTCGTCCCGCTCTACCTCGTGGTGTTTTTTTCGGGCCATCCCTACGCGACGCAGTGGGCCTTTGTCGTGCTCCTCACCGCGGGGCTGACCGACATCATCGACGGGTACCTGGCCCGCAAGTACAAGCAGGTGACAGACATCGGCATCATGCTCGACCCGCTCGCCGACAAGCTGATGATGATCGCCGTCATCCTGTCCTTCGTGCTCACGGGGCGCATCAGCTGGCTGGCGGCGGTGGTCTTTTTCGTGCGGGACATCGGCATGATCGTGGGGTCGGCGCTGTTTCACCTCAACGGCAAGAGGCCCCTCCCTGCAAACGCCCTCGGCAAAGCGACCACCGTGCTCTTTTACATCACCTTTTTGCTCATCATGTTCGATTACCCCTACGCGGAAAACGTGCTGTGGGCGGTTATCGCCTTTTCCTTTGTGACGAGCTTCAATTACCTGATCAAGTACAAGCGCATCAACGCAACCTGA
- a CDS encoding flagellar hook-basal body protein produces MNTSALIAAGALRALQERIDVTAHNLANLDTPGYKRRDAVFAELLYSSVNNQPDHAREAGRRTPPGLRVGYGVHLAATPLQLTLGPLRQTNRPLDLAIEGDGFFLVEQPVRNAAGQAVVDESGRPVVRRALTRVGAFHLSPLPDGSGRMALVTPQGDFVVRQGSAPGDPDRYVVLDPLPSGRPVSERDLVIDAAGRIFVTRGGQTIDTGMRIGLWRVTTGERLRSVGENRFAADESELVPVNPNGAGDGLRVAIRQGMLEGSNVELVKEMTDLLAAQRAYQLNVRALQMASEMWSLANQMRR; encoded by the coding sequence GTGAACACATCCGCCCTGATTGCCGCGGGCGCCCTGCGCGCCCTGCAGGAGCGCATCGACGTGACGGCGCACAATCTGGCCAATCTCGACACGCCGGGATACAAGCGACGCGACGCCGTGTTTGCCGAGCTGCTCTATTCTTCGGTGAACAACCAGCCGGACCACGCGCGGGAAGCCGGGCGGCGCACGCCCCCGGGCCTCCGCGTCGGTTACGGCGTGCACCTGGCCGCCACGCCGCTTCAGCTGACGCTCGGTCCGCTCCGGCAGACGAACCGGCCCCTCGACCTCGCCATCGAGGGAGACGGCTTTTTCCTCGTCGAACAGCCGGTGCGGAACGCGGCCGGGCAAGCCGTGGTCGACGAAAGCGGCCGACCTGTCGTGCGCCGCGCCCTCACCCGCGTCGGGGCGTTCCACCTGTCGCCCCTCCCCGACGGTTCGGGACGCATGGCCCTCGTCACGCCGCAGGGCGACTTTGTCGTGCGGCAGGGGAGCGCGCCCGGGGACCCCGATCGGTACGTCGTGCTCGATCCGCTTCCGTCGGGGCGGCCGGTGAGCGAACGCGACCTCGTCATTGACGCGGCCGGGCGTATCTTCGTGACGCGCGGCGGGCAGACGATCGACACCGGCATGCGCATCGGCCTGTGGCGGGTGACCACCGGCGAACGGCTGCGATCGGTCGGGGAAAACCGCTTTGCGGCCGACGAAAGCGAACTGGTGCCGGTGAATCCGAACGGTGCGGGGGATGGCCTGCGTGTCGCCATCCGCCAAGGCATGCTGGAGGGCTCCAATGTGGAGCTGGTGAAGGAGATGACCGACCTCCTGGCCGCCCAGCGGGCCTACCAGCTCAACGTGCGCGCGCTGCAGATGGCCAGCGAGATGTGGAGTTTGGCCAACCAGATGCGCCGCTGA
- the galU gene encoding UTP--glucose-1-phosphate uridylyltransferase GalU — MRVRKAVIPAAGWGTRFLPATKAQPKEMLPLVDKPIIQYVIEEAIASGIEDILIVTGRGKRAIEDHFDRSVELEYFLRQNNKEELLATVQEIGQLADIHFIRQKEPLGLGHAIYQARRHIGNEPFAVLLGDEVFVGEKPCLAELIEVYSRVGGSVIAVQEVPVNDVSRYGIIAPKKIENRLYYAHDLIEKPSVTEAPSNLAIIGRYVLDPAIFDILEHLEPGRNGEIQLTDGLRLLNQSTPVYAYEPVSKRYDVGDKLGYLQATVELALARQDVGAPFRRFLEELLVGSRAVVTGEVKG; from the coding sequence ATGCGCGTCCGAAAGGCGGTCATTCCCGCGGCGGGCTGGGGCACCCGTTTCCTGCCGGCCACCAAGGCGCAGCCGAAGGAAATGTTGCCGCTGGTGGACAAGCCGATTATTCAATATGTCATCGAAGAAGCGATTGCTTCGGGCATCGAGGACATCCTCATCGTTACTGGCCGCGGAAAGAGGGCCATTGAAGACCATTTTGATCGATCGGTTGAATTGGAATATTTCCTTCGCCAAAATAATAAAGAGGAATTATTGGCAACGGTTCAGGAAATCGGTCAGTTGGCAGACATCCATTTCATTCGACAAAAGGAACCGCTTGGCTTGGGGCACGCCATTTATCAAGCGAGGCGGCATATTGGCAACGAGCCGTTTGCGGTATTGCTTGGGGATGAGGTGTTTGTTGGGGAGAAGCCCTGTTTGGCAGAGTTAATTGAGGTGTATTCGCGAGTGGGAGGTTCGGTGATCGCGGTTCAAGAGGTCCCTGTAAATGACGTATCACGATACGGTATTATCGCACCAAAAAAGATTGAAAACCGGCTCTATTATGCACACGATTTGATCGAAAAGCCATCGGTTACGGAAGCACCGTCGAATTTAGCCATCATCGGCCGATATGTCCTCGATCCCGCAATCTTTGATATCCTCGAACATCTGGAGCCGGGGCGAAATGGGGAAATTCAACTGACGGACGGCTTGCGGCTGCTGAATCAGTCTACCCCTGTATATGCCTATGAGCCAGTTAGCAAGCGTTACGATGTGGGCGATAAGTTAGGATACTTGCAGGCCACGGTTGAATTGGCGCTTGCACGGCAAGATGTTGGAGCACCGTTTCGTAGATTCCTGGAAGAGTTGTTGGTTGGATCGCGTGCGGTTGTAACGGGTGAGGTAAAAGGATAA
- a CDS encoding UDP-glucuronic acid decarboxylase family protein: MKMEFQHEKKPVSLITGAAGFLGSHLVDRLLAEEHFVVGVDNLSTGNLKNLDHVISRNDFLFVAGDITGEMELPDLKYDYVWHLASPASPKDYRRLSIETMMVNAIGTKKMLDLALAHNAKFLLASTSEAYGDPQVHPQPEEYWGNVNPIGERACYDESKRFAEALTMEYHRRYDLDVRIVRIFNTYGPRMQINDGRVVPNFICQALRGEPLTVYGDGSQTRSFVFVQDEVEGIFRAMTCHGTKGEVFNIGNPEEYSILEFARLIAQICGVELNVVYKPLPPDDPRKRCPDISKAKRVLNWEPVTPLEKGLRITLDYFSSVLRETITR, from the coding sequence ATGAAAATGGAATTCCAGCACGAAAAGAAACCAGTATCCCTCATCACTGGGGCTGCCGGGTTTTTGGGGAGCCATCTGGTGGACCGGTTGCTGGCTGAAGAACATTTTGTGGTGGGGGTAGACAACCTCAGTACGGGTAATCTCAAAAACCTGGATCACGTCATTTCTCGAAATGATTTTCTCTTTGTCGCTGGGGACATTACCGGAGAAATGGAGTTACCGGATTTGAAGTACGATTATGTCTGGCACTTGGCCAGCCCAGCTAGCCCGAAGGATTACCGTCGCCTCAGTATTGAAACGATGATGGTGAACGCTATCGGTACGAAGAAAATGCTTGACCTTGCTCTCGCGCACAATGCGAAGTTTCTTTTGGCGAGCACGTCGGAGGCCTATGGGGATCCGCAGGTGCACCCGCAACCGGAAGAGTACTGGGGTAATGTAAATCCAATCGGAGAGCGTGCCTGCTACGACGAGAGCAAACGCTTTGCTGAAGCTTTAACCATGGAATACCATCGCCGTTACGATCTCGACGTTCGCATCGTGCGGATTTTCAATACCTATGGCCCGCGCATGCAGATCAATGACGGTCGGGTGGTGCCCAACTTCATCTGTCAGGCCTTGCGAGGCGAGCCGCTTACCGTTTACGGTGACGGTTCTCAAACGCGGAGCTTCGTTTTTGTGCAGGATGAGGTGGAAGGCATCTTCCGGGCTATGACCTGTCACGGGACGAAAGGCGAGGTCTTTAACATCGGAAATCCAGAGGAGTATTCCATCCTGGAGTTTGCCCGGCTTATTGCCCAAATTTGTGGAGTCGAATTAAATGTTGTGTATAAACCCTTGCCTCCCGATGATCCCCGGAAGAGATGTCCGGACATCAGCAAGGCAAAACGTGTATTGAATTGGGAACCCGTAACTCCTCTGGAGAAGGGCTTGCGCATTACGCTGGATTATTTTTCATCTGTTTTGAGAGAAACCATTACCAGGTAG
- the fabZ gene encoding 3-hydroxyacyl-ACP dehydratase FabZ: protein MLDVQAIQAIIPHRYPFLLVDRILELDVGKRAVGQKNVTMNEPFFQGHFPGYPVMPGVLIVEALAQVGAVAILAAEEHRGKIAFFAGIDNFRFRSQVKPGDVLTLEVELTRVRGSIGKGRGVAKVGDTVVAEGELMFALGDREA, encoded by the coding sequence ATGTTGGATGTCCAGGCCATTCAGGCGATCATTCCCCACCGCTACCCGTTCCTGCTCGTCGACCGCATCCTCGAGCTGGACGTGGGCAAGCGCGCCGTGGGCCAAAAGAACGTCACGATGAACGAGCCTTTCTTCCAGGGCCACTTCCCCGGCTACCCCGTCATGCCCGGCGTGCTGATCGTCGAGGCGCTGGCCCAGGTGGGCGCCGTGGCCATCTTGGCCGCCGAGGAGCACCGCGGCAAGATCGCCTTCTTTGCCGGCATCGACAACTTCCGCTTCCGCAGCCAGGTGAAGCCGGGCGACGTGCTCACGCTGGAGGTGGAGCTCACCCGCGTGCGCGGCAGCATCGGCAAGGGGCGCGGCGTGGCCAAGGTGGGCGACACCGTTGTGGCGGAAGGGGAGCTGATGTTCGCGTTGGGGGACCGCGAGGCGTAA
- a CDS encoding UDP-glucose dehydrogenase family protein produces MDIAVIGTGYVGLVTGACLAELGHRVVCMDRDKEKISLLNNGVIPIYEKGLDELVARNVAAGRLRFTDRMIEAIRGAEAVFLAVGTPTAADGGAELSMIFEAAEQIAMVMESPLILIQKSTCPVGTSVEIERRVAAVLAKRGVQIPFHVVVNPEFLREGTAVTDFMQPDRVVIGADTAEVGERVAMLYEKIVPKERILLMDRASAEMTKYAANAFLATKISFINEIANLCELVGADIESVRRGIGTDTRIGPAFLAAGIGYGGSCFPKDVKALIKTGKDAGYQLRILESVDEVNRQQRIRQVEKVIQHFGGSLEGKRIAVWGLAFKPGTDDMREAPAIDVIHCLLREGAEVVAYDPIAMPQAQRVLDQRVRYASDALSCVDGADAVLLLTEWPEFLGLDLHLVAQKMATPVLFDFRNGFSPNRAYEAGLTYIGVGRKTKVSLKPITEPITSTK; encoded by the coding sequence GTGGACATAGCGGTAATTGGTACAGGTTATGTTGGTCTTGTTACAGGAGCGTGTTTGGCAGAACTCGGTCATCGTGTCGTTTGCATGGACCGTGATAAAGAAAAAATTTCTCTACTCAATAATGGTGTCATCCCAATTTATGAAAAGGGCCTTGATGAATTGGTTGCACGCAATGTCGCAGCCGGTCGCCTTCGTTTTACAGATCGTATGATTGAGGCGATAAGAGGAGCAGAGGCCGTATTTCTCGCGGTTGGTACTCCGACTGCGGCAGACGGCGGCGCTGAACTTTCGATGATCTTTGAAGCGGCCGAGCAAATTGCAATGGTGATGGAATCTCCTCTTATTCTTATTCAGAAATCGACTTGTCCCGTGGGAACTTCGGTGGAAATTGAACGGCGTGTGGCAGCAGTTTTAGCCAAGCGAGGTGTGCAAATCCCCTTTCATGTTGTCGTAAACCCCGAATTTTTACGTGAAGGAACGGCGGTTACGGACTTTATGCAGCCTGACCGCGTTGTGATTGGCGCTGATACCGCCGAAGTGGGAGAACGCGTTGCTATGCTCTACGAGAAAATTGTGCCGAAAGAACGCATTCTCTTAATGGACAGGGCTTCGGCGGAAATGACCAAGTATGCAGCGAATGCGTTTTTGGCCACGAAAATTTCCTTCATCAACGAAATCGCGAATCTATGTGAGTTAGTGGGTGCGGATATTGAGAGCGTACGGCGAGGAATCGGTACGGATACGCGAATCGGACCCGCTTTTTTGGCAGCGGGGATTGGCTACGGCGGCTCGTGTTTTCCAAAGGACGTCAAGGCTTTAATCAAAACGGGCAAGGATGCCGGATACCAACTGCGGATTTTGGAGTCCGTTGATGAGGTAAATCGCCAGCAGCGGATTCGCCAGGTAGAAAAGGTTATTCAGCATTTCGGAGGTTCTCTGGAAGGCAAGCGGATTGCGGTTTGGGGGCTAGCCTTCAAGCCTGGAACGGACGACATGCGGGAGGCTCCGGCGATTGACGTTATCCATTGCCTGCTTCGTGAGGGTGCTGAAGTGGTGGCATATGATCCGATTGCGATGCCCCAAGCCCAACGAGTACTGGATCAACGGGTTCGCTACGCGTCGGATGCCCTTTCCTGTGTTGATGGTGCCGATGCCGTACTTCTTTTGACGGAATGGCCGGAGTTCTTAGGTCTTGATCTGCATCTCGTTGCGCAGAAGATGGCAACGCCTGTTCTCTTTGACTTTCGTAATGGGTTTTCTCCCAATCGTGCCTATGAAGCTGGTTTAACGTATATTGGTGTGGGGCGTAAGACAAAGGTTTCTTTAAAACCTATAACAGAACCTATAACTTCAACAAAGTAA